From one Pseudobdellovibrionaceae bacterium genomic stretch:
- the rplF gene encoding 50S ribosomal protein L6, with translation MSRVGKAPVFFDSGVQVSVTPANEIVVKGGKSTLTVPMKPVIKAKIEGDQIILTRENDEPQTRAYHGLFRALVQNAVTGVSKGWSRELILNGVGYRASVSGKTLEMNLGYSHPIKFPIPDGIEIKVEKNTTVMVTGADRSKVGQVAAKIRSFRPPEPYLGKGVKYSDEHIRRKAGKSAGK, from the coding sequence ATGTCACGTGTAGGAAAAGCTCCAGTATTTTTTGACAGCGGCGTTCAGGTGTCGGTGACACCTGCCAATGAGATCGTTGTTAAGGGCGGGAAGTCGACCTTGACGGTCCCAATGAAGCCGGTGATTAAGGCCAAGATCGAAGGAGATCAGATCATTCTGACTCGTGAAAATGACGAGCCACAGACCAGAGCTTACCATGGGCTGTTCCGTGCTCTGGTGCAGAACGCCGTGACAGGTGTGTCTAAGGGCTGGTCTCGCGAGCTGATATTGAATGGTGTAGGATATCGGGCTTCAGTTTCTGGAAAGACTCTGGAGATGAACCTTGGTTACAGTCATCCCATCAAATTTCCGATTCCCGATGGGATTGAGATTAAAGTTGAAAAGAACACGACAGTTATGGTGACCGGTGCCGACCGTAGTAAGGTGGGCCAGGTGGCTGCTAAAATCAGAAGTTTCCGTCCACCAGAGCCCTATCTTGGCAAAGGTGTTAAGTACTCTGATGAGCATATCCGCCGTAAAGCTGGTAAGTCGGCTGGTAAGTAA
- the rpsH gene encoding 30S ribosomal protein S8 — MDTIGEFLTRVRNAGLAKHDKVDVPSSNMRVGLAQILQDNGYIRSFKVAKDGRQGVMRVYLKYMENGKHAITNVSRVSRPGRRMYVKSDDIPQVRSGFGLVVLSTNKGILSGDDATKIKVGGEVLCKIW, encoded by the coding sequence ATGGATACGATCGGTGAATTTCTGACTCGAGTTCGGAACGCTGGCTTGGCAAAGCACGACAAAGTGGATGTGCCTAGCTCCAATATGCGTGTGGGTCTTGCTCAGATCCTCCAGGACAACGGTTATATTCGTAGCTTTAAAGTTGCGAAGGATGGCCGCCAGGGAGTGATGCGCGTTTACCTGAAGTATATGGAGAATGGCAAACATGCGATCACCAATGTCTCTCGGGTGAGTCGTCCAGGTAGGCGGATGTATGTGAAGTCTGATGACATCCCTCAGGTTCGCTCCGGATTTGGCTTGGTTGTATTGAGCACCAATAAGGGCATTTTGAGCGGTGATGACGCAACCAAGATTAAAGTTGGTGGCGAAGTTTTGTGTAAGATTTGGTGA
- the rplE gene encoding 50S ribosomal protein L5: MSEQYSTEIVSALTKQLGKKNVMQVPALEKIVLNVTTGEAVKNPKILETMADELTLIAGQKAVITKSKKSIANFKLREGMPLGARVTLRRDRMWAFLERLIHVSIPKVRDFRGLSPKGFDGRGNYNMGLKEQIVFPEIDYDRVDKIRGLSITICTTAENDADGRALLEALGMPFRKR, from the coding sequence ATGAGTGAACAGTACAGTACTGAAATAGTGTCCGCGCTGACAAAGCAGCTGGGCAAAAAGAATGTGATGCAAGTTCCTGCTCTTGAGAAGATTGTTTTGAACGTCACCACTGGTGAAGCTGTCAAAAACCCAAAGATTCTCGAGACTATGGCTGACGAGTTGACCTTGATTGCGGGTCAAAAGGCAGTCATCACGAAGTCCAAGAAATCCATCGCCAACTTTAAGTTGCGTGAAGGAATGCCTCTCGGTGCGCGGGTGACTTTGCGTCGCGATCGCATGTGGGCCTTTTTGGAGCGTTTGATTCATGTGTCTATTCCTAAGGTGCGTGACTTCCGTGGTCTGTCACCCAAGGGATTTGATGGACGTGGAAACTACAACATGGGCCTTAAGGAACAGATTGTATTTCCCGAGATTGACTACGACAGGGTGGATAAGATCCGCGGTTTGAGCATCACCATATGCACAACTGCTGAGAACGATGCGGACGGCCGGGCTTTGTTGGAAGCTCTGGGTATGCCTTTTAGGAAGAGATAA
- the rplN gene encoding 50S ribosomal protein L14: protein MIQMQTRMKVADNSGAKEVQCIKVLGGSKRRYASVGDIVVVSIKEAMPNSKVKKGDVAKAVIVRTIHKINRPDGSHIRFDENSAVLVNAQKEPIGTRIFGPVARELRAKQFLKIVSLAPEVL from the coding sequence ATGATTCAAATGCAGACTAGAATGAAGGTGGCGGATAACTCCGGCGCCAAAGAAGTTCAGTGTATTAAGGTCTTAGGCGGTTCAAAGCGTCGCTACGCTTCAGTTGGAGACATCGTAGTGGTGTCGATCAAAGAAGCCATGCCCAATTCTAAGGTGAAAAAAGGCGATGTGGCCAAAGCTGTGATTGTCCGGACGATTCACAAGATTAATCGCCCTGATGGCAGCCACATTCGTTTTGATGAAAACTCAGCAGTTCTGGTTAACGCTCAGAAGGAGCCGATTGGAACTCGTATTTTTGGCCCAGTTGCAAGGGAACTTCGTGCGAAGCAGTTTTTGAAGATTGTTTCTCTTGCTCCTGAAGTGCTTTGA
- the rpsQ gene encoding 30S ribosomal protein S17 codes for MTKVKKERGRKNEVVGRVVSDKMDKTITVEADRMVRHEKYGKFVRRTTVFKAHDEKNEAKVGDKVKILESRALSKTKRWKLQQILEKAEATEAVPS; via the coding sequence ATGACAAAGGTAAAAAAAGAGCGCGGACGAAAAAATGAAGTCGTTGGCCGCGTGGTGAGTGACAAGATGGATAAGACCATCACAGTTGAAGCTGACCGCATGGTTCGTCACGAGAAGTACGGAAAATTTGTTCGTCGGACGACCGTGTTTAAGGCACATGATGAAAAGAATGAGGCCAAAGTGGGTGACAAGGTAAAGATCCTTGAATCCAGAGCTTTGAGCAAGACCAAGCGTTGGAAGCTTCAGCAGATTTTGGAAAAGGCTGAGGCCACAGAGGCGGTGCCGTCATGA
- the rpmC gene encoding 50S ribosomal protein L29, protein MKFADIRDLTVEELRKRLGQMREELFELNMKHSLGQVASPVSIRDLRRDIARVQTALSMKLAQ, encoded by the coding sequence GTGAAATTCGCAGATATTCGTGATTTGACAGTTGAAGAGTTACGTAAGCGTTTGGGCCAAATGCGTGAAGAACTTTTTGAGCTCAATATGAAGCATTCTTTGGGTCAGGTAGCGAGCCCTGTTTCGATCCGCGATTTGCGCCGAGACATCGCTCGTGTCCAGACAGCCCTTAGCATGAAATTGGCTCAGTGA
- the rplP gene encoding 50S ribosomal protein L16 — MLSPKRVKWRKQFRGRYKGFATRGSSISFGDYGLMATQAGRLTARQLEAGRIAISRSVKRGGNLWLRVFPDRPITKKPAETRMGSGKGSPEYWVAMIKPGRVLFEINGVTREQAEEAFRLAAHKLPFKTRFLARE; from the coding sequence GTGTTAAGTCCTAAAAGAGTCAAATGGCGGAAGCAGTTTCGTGGCCGCTATAAGGGATTTGCAACTCGTGGAAGTTCAATCTCTTTTGGAGACTACGGATTGATGGCGACTCAAGCTGGTCGTCTGACTGCTCGCCAACTTGAGGCTGGCCGTATTGCTATTAGCCGCTCTGTAAAACGGGGCGGGAATTTGTGGTTGAGAGTTTTCCCTGACCGTCCAATCACCAAGAAACCAGCCGAAACACGGATGGGATCTGGTAAAGGAAGCCCTGAGTATTGGGTAGCTATGATTAAGCCTGGTCGGGTTTTGTTTGAGATCAATGGTGTTACTCGTGAGCAGGCCGAAGAGGCCTTTCGCCTTGCCGCTCATAAGTTACCTTTTAAGACACGATTCTTAGCTCGGGAGTAG
- the rpsC gene encoding 30S ribosomal protein S3, which produces MGQKVNPIGLRVGVIRTWDSRWFAKGPQYVANLHEDFKLRKYIKTKLKHAGVSKIEMERAANKIKIIISTARPGVVIGKKGTGIDALKADIQRLTPNEVFLNIQEVRKPDLDAQLVAENIALQLEKRISWRRALKKALAASVRSGVRGIKIMVAGRLDGAEIARTEWYNEKSVPLHTLRADIDYGTAEALTAYGIIGVKVWIYRGDVLSAREIEEANRVKS; this is translated from the coding sequence GTGGGACAGAAGGTTAATCCAATTGGTTTGAGAGTTGGCGTAATCAGAACCTGGGACTCCCGGTGGTTTGCGAAGGGACCCCAGTACGTGGCCAATCTTCACGAAGATTTCAAGCTGCGTAAGTATATTAAGACCAAACTGAAGCATGCCGGCGTTTCAAAAATCGAAATGGAGCGTGCTGCAAATAAGATTAAAATCATCATTTCAACAGCTCGTCCTGGTGTGGTGATTGGTAAAAAAGGTACTGGAATCGATGCTCTCAAGGCGGATATTCAGCGCCTCACTCCGAATGAAGTTTTCCTGAACATCCAGGAGGTTCGTAAGCCTGATTTGGATGCTCAGTTGGTTGCTGAGAACATTGCCCTCCAATTGGAGAAGCGGATTTCCTGGCGCCGGGCGCTTAAAAAGGCTCTGGCAGCTTCAGTTCGCAGTGGTGTTCGTGGAATTAAGATCATGGTTGCGGGCCGTTTGGATGGAGCGGAGATCGCTCGGACTGAATGGTACAACGAAAAGAGTGTTCCTCTGCACACTCTGCGGGCAGACATCGACTATGGAACTGCAGAAGCCCTGACCGCTTACGGTATTATTGGCGTTAAGGTATGGATTTATCGGGGAGATGTACTGTCTGCCCGTGAGATTGAGGAGGCGAACCGTGTTAAGTCCTAA
- the rplV gene encoding 50S ribosomal protein L22, which produces MEVKASLRYARVGAQKARLVADEIRGMDVNDAIRTLAFMKQKTAGLLKKLVESAVANAEQKQVIDVDNLYVKTVYVDEGPTMKRYRPRAQGRAFPVKKKLSHINLVLDEK; this is translated from the coding sequence ATGGAAGTCAAAGCTAGTTTGCGGTACGCAAGAGTTGGAGCACAAAAGGCACGCCTGGTTGCGGACGAGATTCGTGGCATGGATGTGAATGATGCCATTCGAACCCTGGCTTTCATGAAGCAGAAGACGGCAGGTCTTCTGAAGAAGCTGGTTGAATCAGCTGTGGCCAATGCTGAGCAAAAGCAGGTCATCGATGTTGATAACCTCTATGTGAAGACAGTTTATGTGGATGAAGGTCCAACCATGAAGAGATACCGTCCTCGGGCTCAGGGACGTGCATTTCCTGTTAAGAAGAAGCTGAGTCATATTAACTTGGTACTAGACGAGAAGTAA
- the rpsS gene encoding 30S ribosomal protein S19, with protein MARSVKKGPYVEYHLMEKISKALSSGDKKVIKTWSRRSTILPEAVGLTFAVHNGKKFIPVYVTENMIGHKLGEFALTRNFTGHADKKAAGAKK; from the coding sequence GTGGCTAGATCGGTAAAAAAAGGTCCATACGTTGAGTATCACCTGATGGAAAAGATCAGTAAGGCCTTGAGCAGTGGAGATAAGAAAGTGATCAAGACTTGGTCTCGTCGCTCCACTATTCTCCCTGAAGCCGTTGGACTGACCTTTGCGGTTCACAATGGCAAGAAATTTATCCCCGTGTACGTGACTGAAAACATGATTGGTCACAAGCTTGGTGAATTTGCTCTTACGAGAAATTTTACGGGTCATGCAGATAAAAAAGCTGCTGGCGCCAAGAAGTAA